A window of the Zeugodacus cucurbitae isolate PBARC_wt_2022May chromosome 2, idZeuCucr1.2, whole genome shotgun sequence genome harbors these coding sequences:
- the LOC105211892 gene encoding serine protease easter isoform X1, translating into MLKPVLISVFCFCAFLCGSASAQYHHPNGTMGKLTFGHCITPNGRPGSCVILQHCKKLYTLLINQPLHDVNRLYLSQSQCGYLNGKVLICCPDQNTTPLILTQVAVKPIKSGPGFKKAVLLDKMPMESTKSRKLPRPSKCGQMTSSRIYGGNTTKIDEYPWMALIEYTKPFGRIGHHCGGSLISSRYIVTASHCVNGKALPNDWLISAVRLGEWDTTTNPDCEVDVRGEKDCAPMHIDVPVENAIPHPRYDPNSMNQVNDIALLRLKNAVTFTDFIRPICLPLNNNLRTATFDDIIMDVAGWGKTESKSSSNVKLKAELVGVPLENCRHVYRPQSILLEATQMCAGGKKGVDSCRGDSGGPLIGLGTTGRGRTYYFLIGIVSFGPASCGLEGWPGVYTRVGHFVDWIQATIES; encoded by the exons ATGTTAAAACCGGTGTTAATTAGCGTCTTCtgcttttgtgcttttttgtGCGGTTCAGCCTCTGCAC AGTACCACCATCCTAATGGAACGATGGGGAAACTCACTTTCGGCCACTGCATCACGCCAAACGGTCGGCCCGGTTCCTGTGTAATATTGCAGCATTGCAAAAAACTATACACTTTGCTGATAAATCAACCGTTGCATGATGTGAATAGACTTTACTTGAGTCAGAGCCAATGTGGATATCTTAATGGCAAAGTGCTG ATTTGCTGTCCAGATCAAAACACTACACCGCTTATACTGACACAAGTCGCTGTGAAGCCCATCAAATCGGGTCCAGGCTTCAAGAAAGCCGTACTTTTAGATAAGATGCCGATGGAATCCACAAAATCGAGAAAGCTACCACGTCCCAGCAAATGCGGACAAATGACGTCAAGTCGAATTTATGGTGGCAACACCACAAAGATCGATGAATATCCTTGGATGGCCTTAATAGAATACACAAAAC CATTTGGTCGTATTGGCCATCACTGTGGTGGCTCGCTCATCAGTTCGCGTTACATTGTCACCgcatcacattgtgtcaacggCAAGGCTTTACCCAATGACTGGCTGATCTCCGCAGTACGTTTGGGTGAATGGGACACGACAACAAATCCGGATTGCGAAGTGGATGTACGCGGTGAGAAGGACTGTGCGCCAATGCACATTGACGTGCCCGTGGAAAACGCCATACCCCATCCACGATATGATCCGAATTCGATGAATCAAGTGAACGACATCGCACTCTTGCGTTTAAAGAACGCTGTCACATTCACCGATTTCATACGACCCATATGCTTGCCGTTGAATAATAACTTACGTACCGCCACCTTTGATGACATCATCATGGACGTGGCCGGTTGGGGTAAAACCGAATCGAAATCTAGCAGTAATGTTAAATTGAAAGCCGAACTAGTTGGCGTGCCATTGGAGAATTGTCGTCATGTTTATCGTCCGCAAAGTATTTTACTCGAGGCCACACAAATGTGTGCTGGTGGCAAGAAAGGTGTCGATTCGTGTCGCGGTGATTCCGGTGGTCCACTCATCGGACTGGGCACGACGGGCCGTGGAcgtacatattattttttgattggcATCGTTTCGTTTGGACCAGCATCATGCGGTTTAGAAGGTTGGCCAGGTGTTTATACACGAGTTGGACACTTTGTTGACTGGATACAAGCAACTATTGAGTCTTAA
- the LOC105211894 gene encoding 39 kDa FK506-binding nuclear protein — translation MFWGLNLKPNRKYTQKTSKPFHISLASLDTDSVSDEGANQIFINHDNQKFLICTLRKGNCEQVMLDLNFGEGDEICFQSIGSGNVSLTGYLIDKFNFMDDEDESDLEDEEEEAVEDLRQALNKKANSKKGNAKKQAVEEEDDDDDEEDDSDFNDEGLDEVEEDDDEEDEEGDDDDDEDDDDDDDDEEVEEEEDESEDEEVQQPKAKQPKLDKPQKQQNGVAKESQAAADKKGKKDKKANKAEQQKQPQQKAGGERVITGGVKIEDIRVGNGPEAKSGKRAQVFYEGRLKSNNKVFDSLKTGAGFKFGLGRGEVIKGWDVGVVGMKVGGKRRITCPPHMAYGARGSPPTIPPNSTLVFEVELKGVH, via the exons atgtttTGGG GATTAAATTTAAAACCTAACCGTAAATATACGCAAAAAACGAGCAAGCCCTTCCACATCTCCTTGGCATCGTTGGATACCGATTCTGTGTCAGATGAAGGCGCCAACCAAATTTTCATCAATCATGATAatcagaaatttttgatttGCACATTGCGCAAAGGCAACTGCGAACAAGTTATGCTTGATCTGAATTTCGGAGAAGGAGATGAAATTTGCTTCCAAAGTATTG GTAGCGGAAATGTTAGTCTTACTGGCTACCTCATTGATAAATTCAACTTCATGGATGATGAAGACGAGTCGGATTTAGAAGATGAAGAGGAAGAAGCAGTCGAAGATCTTCGTCAAGCTCTAAACAAAAAAGCCAACTCCAAAAAGGGCAATGCAAAGAAGCAGGCAGTTGAAGaggaagatgatgatgatgatgaagaggACGATAGCGATTTCAATGATGAAGGTTTAG ATGAAGTCGAGGAGGATGATGATGAAGAAGACGAAGAAGGTGATGACGAtgatg ATGAAgatgacgatgacgacgacgacgatgaaGAGGTCGAGGAGGAAGAAGATGAAAGTGAAGATGAAGAAGTCCAACAACCAAAAGCTAAACAACCAAAATTGGATaagccacaaaaacaacaaaatggtgTTGCAAAAGAAAGCCAAGCTGCTGCTGATAAAAAAGGCAAGAAGgacaaaaaagcaaacaaagctGAACAGCAGAAGCAACCCCAACAGAAAGCTGGTGGTGAACGTGTCATAACTGGTGGAGTAAAAATCGAAGATATTCGTGTAGGCAATGGCCCAGAAGCTAAGTCTGGCAAACGTGCACAAGTGTTTTATGAAGGAAGACTTAAATCTAACAATAAGGTATTCGATAGTCTGAAGACCGGCGCTGGTTTCAAATTCGGTCTTGGTCGTGGTGAAGTCATTAAGGGTTGGGATGTTGGCGTCGTTGGAATGAAGGTGGGCGGCAAACGTCGCATCACTTGTCCACCACACATGGCATACGGCGCACGTGGTTCACCACCAACAATTCCACCAAACAGCACACTAGTGTTTGAAGTGGAATTGAAGGGTGTACATTAG
- the LOC105211893 gene encoding 39S ribosomal protein L9, mitochondrial: MLKTWCNSSINLLKSVATVQQQVRTTFVLKRKYDPLLHKTNAKPKKLRAKHFIYELVEDTNVKRRPNLEVVLKTYVEGVGDKGDVVSVRPNFAYNKLLLPGLAVYKTDENVALYAKTEDEKKTVSHSSAFAQRTVNVIERFTLAVVMNKDQPWVVEPWHIKASLRKAGIHCPEDCITMPEARIEGPDMNKEGKEFYCTITVNNLEKARLRCRIHHWSTDPSERLPYVPEYWKMTSEPLFGSENSKEALAEKVEEK; this comes from the exons ATGTTGAAAACATGGTGTAACAGTTCTATTAATCTGCTCAAAAGTGTAGCGACCGTGCAGCAGCAAGTGCGG ACAACTTTTGTGTTGAAGCGCAAATATGATCCATTGTTGCATAAAACGAACGCCAAACCCAAAAAGTTACGTGCTAAACACTTTATTTATGAGCTGGTTGAGGATACAAATGTGAAACGTCGGCCAAATTTAGAAGTTGTGCTGAAAACCTATGTGGAAGGTGTGGGCGATAAGGGCGATGTGGTATCGGTGAGACCAAATTTCGCATACAATAAATTGTTGCTGCCTGGTTTGGCAGTATACAAAACCGATGAAAATGTGGCGTTGTATGCCAAAACGGAGGACGAGAAGAAAACTGTCAGCCATAGCTCAGCATTTGCGCAACGc ACGGTAAATGTTATCGAACGTTTTACACTGGCAGTAGTTATGAATAAAGATCAGCCATGGGTTGTGGAACCATGGCACATAAAGGCGTCACTGCGGAAGGCCGGCATCCATTGTCCGGAAGATTGCATTACTATGCCAGAAGCGCGCATTGAAGGACCCGATATGAATAAAGAGGGCAAAGAGTTTTATTGCACCATTACTGTAAATAATCTGGAAAAGGCGCGACTACGTTGTCGTATCCATCACTGGAGTACAGATCCGAGCGAACGATTACCGTATGTTCCGGAATATTGGAAAATGACTTCGGAACCGCTTTTCGGTAGTGAAAACTCTAAAGAAGCGCTCGCcgaaaaagtagaagaaaaGTAG
- the LOC105211897 gene encoding calcium-binding mitochondrial carrier protein SCaMC-1-like has protein sequence MDVTTTFRVKQASLKSSPLWTHLIAGGVAGAISRTCTAPADRIKIYLQVQTKKTSFMESVRHLIRDGGVLSMWRGNGINVLKITPESAIKFAVYDESKRFLRGDESRSLTMGERFVCGALAGNVSQTFLYPMDVLKTRLALVKTGQYSGVIHMIKHMFEQEGIRSFYRGYNAFAVGIMLYCGIDLAVYETAKHAYLGYKEAENTLKPLVILSCCTLSSTIGQLSTYPLALLSSRLQAKTVFRDEVPSKNFIDKNMVLLLWRIRQKEGITAWYRGLLPNFMKSVPCVCITYIVYEYMISLLGYSMI, from the exons ATGGATGTGACAACAACTTTTCGCGTAAAACAGGCATCGCTGAAAAGCTCGCCATTGTGGACGCATCTGATTGCGGGCGGAGTCGCGGGTGCTATATCGCGTACCTGTACGGCACCAGCAGACAGAATTAAGATATATTTGCAG GTGCAAACTAAGAAGACAAGCTTCATGGAATCCGTACGACATTTAATTCGGGACGGTGGTGTACTAAGCATGTGGCGTGGTAATGGcataaatgttttgaaaattacaCCCGAATCTGCAATTAAATTTGCTGTGTACGATGAGAGCAAGCGATTTCTACGTGGCGACGAGTCACGCTCCTTAACAATGGGTGAGCGTTTTGTATGCGGCGCTTTGGCGGGTAATGTCTCACAAACATTCCTTTATCCGATGGATGTATTGAAGACGCGACTGGCGCTAGTTAAAACCGGACAATATTCCGGAGTCATACATATGATAAAGCATATGTTCGAACAAGAGGGCATTCGTTCTTTCTACCGTGGATACAATGCATTCGCTGTTGGTATTATGCTTTATTGTGGCATTGATCTGGCCGTTTATGAAACGGCTAAGCATGCATATTTGGGATACAAAGAAGCGGAAAATACATTGAAACCGCTCGTGATATTAAGCTGTTGTACACTCTCAAGTACCATTGGACAATTATCAACCTATCCACTGGCGTTATTGAGTTCACGACTTCAAGCTAAAA CTGTTTTTAGAGATGAAGTTCCGAGCAAAAATTTCatagataaaaatatggtgcTGCTATTATGGCGGATTCGTCAAAAAGAAGGTATAACTGCCTGGTACCGTGGTTTACttccaaattttatgaaatcggTTCCTTGTGTTTGTATCACTTACATTGTGTATGAGTACATGATATCTCTTTTAGGTTATAGTATgatatga
- the LOC105211892 gene encoding serine protease easter isoform X2: MLKPVLISVFCFCAFLCGSASAQFYFPNEYADVPNFGRCITPNRERALCLILDDCKYLFNLLLKAPLLDSDRLYLSRSQCGYQNGKVLICCPDRYREVINIPSIQPTTTPPPVAPSNLLPQPGQCGNVLSNRIYGGNVTKIDEFPWMALIEYTKPTGNKGHHCGGSLINSRYVITASHCVNGPAIPVDWRLSGVRLGEWDTTTNPDCEVDVRGEKDCAPPYMDVVVEKTIPHPEYVPNSKSQVNDLALLRLNRNVQYTDFIRPICLPISANLRTTTFDGIVMDVAGWGKTESESVSTLKLKAEVAGVPLNKCYDRYATENILLESSQMCAGGKAGVDSCRGDSGGPLISLDNTKKALSYYFLAGVVSFGPTPCGLDGWPGVYTRVGNFIDWIQGTIQP; this comes from the exons ATGTTAAAACCGGTGTTAATTAGCGTCTTCtgcttttgtgcttttttgtGCGGTTCAGCCTCTGCAC AATTCTATTTTCCCAATGAGTATGCCGATGTGCCCAACTTTGGACGCTGCATCACGCCAAATCGTGAGCGTGCGCTATGCCTCATACTCGACGACTGTAAATATCTGTTCAATTTGCTGCTGAAAGCACCGCTTCTCGATTCAGATCGTCTGTATTTGAGTCGGAGTCAGTGCGGTTATCAGAATGGCAAAGTGTTG ATTTGTTGTCCCGATCGTTATCGAGAGGTTATTAACATACCCTCGATACAACCCACCACCACACCGCCACCGGTTGCGCCGAGTAATCTCTTGCCACAGCCTGGTCAATGCGGCAATGTGCTGTCCAATCGTATTTATGGCGGCAATGTTACGAAAATCGATGAATTTCCATGGATGGCGCTGATAGAATACACAAAGC CTACCGGCAACAAAGGACACCATTGTGGCGGTTCGCTTATCAATTCACGTTACGTCATCACAGCATCGCATTGCGTAAATGGCCCAGCAATACCCGTCGACTGGAGATTGAGTGGCGTACGATTGGGAGAATGGGATACGACTACCAACCCGGATTGTGAAGTTGATGTGCGTGGTGAAAAGGATTGTGCGCCACCTTATATGGATGTGGTCGTGGAAAAGACAATTCCACACCCGGAGTATGTACCAAACTCGAAAAGTCAAGTTAACGATCTAGCACTGTTGCGTCTCAATCGAAATGTGCAGTATACAGATTTTATTCGACCCATTTGCTTGCCGATAAGCGCCAATCTAAGGACGACTACATTCGATGGTATTGTTATGGATGTTGCGGGTTGGGGTAAGACGGAAAGCGAATCGGTTAGTACGTTGAAATTGAAAGCCGAAGTTGCCGGTGTACCGTTGAACAAGTGTTATGACCGTTATGCTacggaaaatatattattggaGTCTTCACAAATGTGCGCTGGCGGCAAAGCGGGTGTGGATTCATGTCGTGGCGACTCTGGTGGTCCATTGATCAGTTTGGATAATACCAAGAAAGCATTGTCATACTACTTCTTAGCGGGCGTCGTTTCATTTGGACCAACACCGTGTGGCTTGGACGGTTGGCCGGGTGTTTACACAAGAGTTGGCAACTTTATAGATTGGATTCAAGGAACAATTCAACCTTAG